TCGCCGCAAGCCAGGCCCATATTCAAACGTGTGGTCGCCAGGCCGGAGGTTTTGCTGGCTTACGTCTCCGGCCGGCACAAGGCGCTGGTGGAACAGGCCATTGCCGAATACGACTTGCCGCAGCCGGATTTTGTAATCGGCGACGTCGGGACCAGCTTGTATGAACTGAAGCAAAACCACTGGCTGGCTTCCGAAGCCTGGGCAGCCGAGATTGCGCCTGACTGGGCCGGTTACGACCATGCGCGCTTGCAGGCATTACTGGCCGGATTTTCCGGGTTGACGCCGCAGGAAGCCGCCAAGCAAAATCGCTTCAAGCTCAGTTACTATCTACCCGTGGATATGGATACCGCGCCGTTGCTGAGGGACATGCAAACGCTGCTGCGGGCAAAAGGCCTGCGGGCCGAGTTGATTTACAGCGTCGATGAAGCCGAGCAAGTCGGTTTGTTGGATGTGCTGCCCGCCAGCGCTACCAAATTTCATGCCGTCGAATTCTTAATGAAGCAGCTTGGTATAGATGTGGCGCACAGCGTGTTTGCCGGCGACAGTGGTAACGATCTGCCGGTGATGGCCAGTGCCGTACAAGCGGTGTTGGTGGCCAATGCCAGTTTGGATGTGCAGCAAGAGGCGCAAAGGCTGGCCAGACAACAAGGTCATGAAGCGGCGCTATATCAGGCGAAAGGCCGGTTTTTAGGCATGAATGGTAATTACGCGGCCGGTATTCTGGAAGGCGTCGCGTATTACTTACCGTTCACACAAGAGTGGATGCAGGCGTATGAATAATTCACAGATGCAGATTTTCGGCGAAGTATTGTTCGACCATTTTCCGGACGGCAGCGTGGTGTTGGGCGGCGCGCCGTTTAACGTCGCCTGGCATTTGCAGGCCTTTAAACAAAATCCGTGTTTTATCAGCCGTATCGGTGCGGACGATACCGGGGCGGCGGTAGAAGCCGGCATGGAAAACTGGCAAATGGATTTGTCGGGTTTACAGCACGACACCGAGCATCCCACCGGGGCTGTGCAGGTCAAGATAGAGCAGGGCGAGCCCAGTTATTTGATCGTGCCCGAACAGGCCTACGATTTTATCGACGCCGACCAGTTGCCGGCCAATGCCACGGACGGATTGCTGTATCACGGCTCCCTGGCCTTGCGTCATTCCGTGTCCCGGCAAGCGCTGGCGCGCTTGAAACAAAAACATCGCGGCAAAGTGTTTATGGACGTGAATCTGCGCGAACCGTGGTGGGACAAGGCCGAGGTGCTGGGCTGGGTGGACGAGGCGGACTGGGTCAAGTTGAATCACCTGGAGTTGCAGGCGCTGCACACCGGTTCCGATGATTTTGACGTGGCGATGCAGGCGTTTTTAGCAGAACACCGACTGCAGGGCTTGGTCGTCACCCGCGGCGAAAAAGGCGCGGTCGCCATCAATGCGGACGGTCAGCGCGCCGCGGCCGTGCCGGTAAAAGCCTTGCAGGTTGTCGATACCGTCGGCGCCGGGGATGCATTTGCTTCGGTGCTGATGTTGGGTATACATCTCGATTGGCCGTTGCAGTTAATCCTGGAACGCGCTCAGGCGTTCGCTTCCGGTATAGTCGGCCGGCGTGGCGCTACCGTGCAGGATGCTGGGTTTTATCGGAGTTTTGTGGAAGCGTGGGGGTTATAAAGCCGCGCGGGTGGTCTGGTATTTATGTGTTTTTTTAGTAGATGGTTAAAAAGAAATGGGTTTAACATGCTTGATTGCAAGACCTGACCCCGTTTTCCATATTTCCAGAGGGCTTTTAATATGGGAAATATAATTTCACAAGAATTAAAAGATAAGGTTTTGGAAATGCCAGAATATAGGCAAGGAGTTAATAAAGTATGGGTACGATTACAGGATCATACAATTCATCATAATGTATTTATTGCATGGGGTGACGAGATAGTCAAAGTAGGGGAAAGCTCGGATATTCCTTTTGATGCTGAGGATATTATAGAACTTGAAAATGATTTATAGTTCCAAGAGCGAAATCGGGGGCATATATGGTCTGTACTGGTCAACTTTTTTTGGACACCGAAATAGGTTGTTGATCTGCCATTTTCATTTCACGGAAAATAGGGGTCATATACCGTCTTGCAAAGCAAGCCTCTTGTCACTGAACAGCCAAATCAATTAGACATAAACCGATAAACGCCGCTTGCCGGAGATTAAAGCCAATAACGAAGGACATCGGGGTCAGGTCTTGGTTGCGGCTGGGCAATGTCGCACATTCTAGCGGGTGGAAATCCTGCCTCGGTAACTGCTAGCCACAGGCCGAGTATCGAGCCTTGCAGGCCAGTTGGCAACAACTTGCTTGATGCGTAGGCACGAAAACAGGCGAGGAGCAATGGTAACGGGTAAAGCCGACCGTGAAGGTGACAAGTCCCGAAATGACGAGTTGGAGAGGGCTGATGGTTTCAAGACGCCAGCAAGCAACAAGGCAATTCGCGCTAAGGCAAGCGGATTGTCTCCGCCCGGGATAGTTAGCCGTTTCGAGCCTGATATTGCGAATGTGCGGTAACCCAGGAGATCCCTACGTTGGCGTTAACGATGGTTAACGCACTTCCCGACAAGCCTAAACAGCAAGAAAGGAAGCAGCGGCGTATGGAAGTCGGAGGTTCCTATAGTAGCGACGAATGCGGGCAATGCCGCAGGAGCAAAGGGGAGCCGGTTTAAGATAACGATCAACGGAAACATGCCCCGACACTGGGCGGACTCTGTGCATGACAACAACAATTGAACGTTTCACACAATGGGCGCGGGAGAACCCGCAAAGGCAGTATACAGCGCTGATGGGACTCTTGAGCAGTCCAATGGAATTGCTGGCCTGCTTTGATGAACAGCCCGGGAATAAAGCGTGCGGAATCGACCAAGTCTGCAAAGCAGATTATGAAGTCGATGTCGTCGCGCGGATTAACGCGCTATCAAGCCGACTGAAGCGATTAAGCTACCAGCCGAAGCCGTCACGGCGTGTGTA
This sequence is a window from Methylomonas methanica MC09. Protein-coding genes within it:
- a CDS encoding HAD-IIB family hydrolase yields the protein MTERILICTDLDRTLLPNGSAPESPQARPIFKRVVARPEVLLAYVSGRHKALVEQAIAEYDLPQPDFVIGDVGTSLYELKQNHWLASEAWAAEIAPDWAGYDHARLQALLAGFSGLTPQEAAKQNRFKLSYYLPVDMDTAPLLRDMQTLLRAKGLRAELIYSVDEAEQVGLLDVLPASATKFHAVEFLMKQLGIDVAHSVFAGDSGNDLPVMASAVQAVLVANASLDVQQEAQRLARQQGHEAALYQAKGRFLGMNGNYAAGILEGVAYYLPFTQEWMQAYE
- a CDS encoding PfkB family carbohydrate kinase, with the protein product MNNSQMQIFGEVLFDHFPDGSVVLGGAPFNVAWHLQAFKQNPCFISRIGADDTGAAVEAGMENWQMDLSGLQHDTEHPTGAVQVKIEQGEPSYLIVPEQAYDFIDADQLPANATDGLLYHGSLALRHSVSRQALARLKQKHRGKVFMDVNLREPWWDKAEVLGWVDEADWVKLNHLELQALHTGSDDFDVAMQAFLAEHRLQGLVVTRGEKGAVAINADGQRAAAVPVKALQVVDTVGAGDAFASVLMLGIHLDWPLQLILERAQAFASGIVGRRGATVQDAGFYRSFVEAWGL